The Gossypium arboreum isolate Shixiya-1 chromosome 4, ASM2569848v2, whole genome shotgun sequence DNA segment TCAACAAAACCGCTAAGCTAATAATGAAATGGAAACTTGATAGCATTATACCTGGAAATCCATTCCTTCGTGCAGGTAAGCTAGCCCACGAGCAGCatcttgagctattttcaatctCATTGCCCAGGAAAGTGTTGTCTCTGACCGTTCAGATAAAAGGTATTCCACACTGCTATTGGGCATATACTCGTATATCAAAAGCCTTTGGATTCCTCTTTCATCATCTTCAGCACAGTATCCCACTAGCTTTACCAGATTCGGATGCTCAACAACGCCAAGCAGATTTACTTCTGTCACCCACTCCTTGTGCCCCTGTCAATTAAATAGACGGAATGCTAAGGTTATATAAATTATTGATTCTCAGCTCAAGGTCTCAGGAGccattttatttcacattattgaGGGTAAGGGGAGGGGATGCAAATATTCAGATTCGAATCTCGTACCTTCTGACTTCCACATCTTAAGGGTGGCTGTATAAACCAATTGGACTAAGCCACGAGTTCATTCTATTTTACATTATTTCGCATGTGAAATCATAAACATAAATACAGTCTACTAAAGCGGAAAATCCATATGCAGTAGTAGCAAAAGCAGAGCAAATGCAATCAGAATATTCCAGAGAAATATACCCTTCTCCTGATATCCGTGTCACACCATTGCTAAGACACAGTACTGGAACATCACTTTTGATTATTTCTCAGTTGAAAATGAGTGATTAAAACCACCGGTCATACTGTTCTCTACTATCAGACACAGGATAAGCTTCCAGGCCAGCTTAATCATGGATTTACATAAACCATACTGATTGTTGTCAATATGCCAGATCAATAAAAACTTAGATGGAACCTAATTTTGTATAAGATCCGAACACATGCATATGCATCAATTACTCTAATTATTGCACTTCAAAAGGTAATAAATAGAAGGCAAGTTAATTCACAAgagaaactttcaaaatattGTCATATCAAGAAGACTTGCCTGCAACCCCCGTTTACCGAGCTGTTTCACTGCTACTTCAATCTTTTGTGATGAATCATCGGGACTCCTGATAAACCCCTTGTAAACACAACCAAATCCACCCTCTCCAAGCATGGCAGAGCGGCTAAAATTCTTGGTGGCAGATCTAAGCTCAGAAACTGTGAACACCTTTAGGTTACTAGGTCTTTGAGACAAGCTAGGAAAAGAGGACCTCCTAATGGACTCACTGCTAGTGGCTGAGACATTCTGAGAGTTTAATTCAGACCCAGACCGCCCTATTTCACGATCAGTGAACGTAGAATTCTTAGATCGAGTTGAAATTGGTGTGGGGGTCTTTGGTTCATCTTTTCTTCTCCAGCTGAGGAATATAAAACACTTCATAGCCCTCAAAGAACTAAAAACACAATAAATTCCACAGTGCAGATCCAGATGCCAGAAAGAGATCGAAGTAACTGCAAAGCCAAGAGCTAAATACAAGGAATAACTATGATTTCTTACACgccattaacaaaaaaaaaaaaaacaaaaacaaaacaaaaacaaaacaaaaacaaaacaaaacaaaaaaaaaccatGAAACAATACATTTTAAGAAAAGCTCAAATTCACATTTTTAATCAGGTAAAGATTTGAAAAATGCACGAGTCTATGGGTAGCTAGATTAAGCAAATTACTTTCCAACACTATATCATACATAATGAAAATGCAAAAGAAATCAAAAGCCCCAAAAAGGTTCTAAATTCAAATAATTCCAATGAATTCTACATCTTCAGCTTTAGCCTGAGAGATTCGTCACTTTTCAATTTCCAAACACTGGTTTTTTGGATCATAGTCCAAAAGTCAATGAAGAAAAAAaggatttttttaataaaaaaattagtaacagAAATAGATACTaagagtaaaaaaataaaatctgaaTATAAACCAAACAATGAAGAGAATTTGCTTGAGCTTACCTTCAGTTTTCTTGGTTGGCAAGAATTTAGGTACAAAACTTGAAAAAGACTCCCAAATTTAAGGATTTTAAGAGAAACCCATTAGTCTAATGCCCCCAAGAGAACTCAAAAAAAGCTTGGAATTTTGGAAGAACAGTGTTCAATTGTATAAAAGAAGTCTGTACACGGCAGCTCAGCAGCAGGGGCAACAACCAACAAGTCACCAGGCCAaccaaaagtacaaaaaaaaaaaaaaaaagggagaaaattTTGAACAATATTTAACTAAACCTAATAAACTTCTTCAAAATTCAATTATTAACGGAAAACTACTCAAATGTGAAAAGGTACTTTGAAAATGAGaggcaaaaaattaaaaaaagaaagaaaagagagttgATTAAGTGTTAGACAAGGAAAGTGAGAAGGGAGAAAAGTCTCCGTTTCGTGGGGCTTACGATGGGAAGAGTCTTCCATTAAAGTCATGAATCTTTAGAATCATTAACTATATTATCTGTACACTTTTTTTCGTGTATTTATAGCTGCAGTGAACCATGTAGTCATTGATACTACTTTTTTACAATAGCATCACATCACCTTCACCCATGCTAATTCATGGTTTTTTACTTGGACATccttaaaattttctttatttattcaaATAGTTAAATTGTAAAGGTATCTATCCAACAACAATGAATTTCTCTACCTACATTAGAATTAAGTAATTAGTAGTTCGGTTGTAATAATATCCAAACCAAATTACTATTAAttgatttatttgaaatttaaattttttaatcgtTAATTGAATCGAAGTTTTTTCAAATACA contains these protein-coding regions:
- the LOC108467824 gene encoding serine/threonine-protein kinase PCRK1-like isoform X1; protein product: MKCFIFLSWRRKDEPKTPTPISTRSKNSTFTDREIGRSGSELNSQNVSATSSESIRRSSFPSLSQRPSNLKVFTVSELRSATKNFSRSAMLGEGGFGCVYKGFIRSPDDSSQKIEVAVKQLGKRGLQGHKEWVTEVNLLGVVEHPNLVKLVGYCAEDDERGIQRLLIYEYMPNSSVEYLLSERSETTLSWAMRLKIAQDAARGLAYLHEGMDFQIIFRDFKSSNILLDDQWRAKLSDFGLARLGPSEGLTHVSTAVVGTMGYAAPEYIQTGRLTSKIDVWSYGVFLYELITGRLPLDKNRPKCEQKLLEWVKPYLSKAKKFELIVDPRLKRQYQLKSAQKLAVVANRCVVRNPKSRPKMSEVLEMVNQIVEASTGAGNPEPPLKTKPFVDTSRGTERKHNRRIIDSRSSDKFVHHVNSR